ACGTCGGCGAACTCGCCGGGGCGCCCGTCACCTGTGAAATAAATCCCGCCATCAACACCCGGCGCTTCACCCTCGGAGCGTCCGAACCATGCCCGCGGCGCGTCGAGACGTTGACGCAGCGGATCGCGCTCGCGCAGACGGCGCGACTCCTCAACGAGCACGCGCACGGTTGCGCCGCAGCGCTTCGCGCGCGCTCGCTCGGAAGCGAGCCGCTGTGCCTCGCGCAGACGAATCAAACGCTCGCGCCGCCGCCGAACGGGCACCCGCCCGGCAAGTTCGGCCGCCGGCGTTCCCTCCTCGGCGCTGTACTCGAAGAAGCCGACGCGATCGAGCTGCGCGCGCGCTATCCACTCTTCCAGGTAGGCGACGTGCTCGTCGCGTTCGCCCGGAAAGCCGACGATGAAGGTCGAGCGCATCGTGATCCCGGGGACGGCCGCGCGAAACTCGTCGAGAATTTCGAGATAGCGCTCGCCGTTGCCGGGGCGCCGCATCGCGCGCAGCACCTCGGGGTGCGCGTGCTGCAGCGGCATGTCCATGTACTTGCAGACCTTCGGCAGGCGCGCGATCGCGGAGATCAGTTCGCGATCCACCGTGGCCGGATAGAGGTAGAGCAGACGGATCCACTCGAGGCCTTCGATCTCGTGCAGGCGCTCGAGCAGCGCTGCGAGCCCGCCGCGACGGATTCCGCGATCGCGGCCCCACATGGACGTGTCTTGCGCGATCAAGATCAGCTCCTTCGCGCCGCCGCCCGCGAGCGCGCGTGCCTCGGCCAAGATCGACTCCTCGCTGCGGCTGCGAAACGTTCCGCGCAGCGCCGGGATGATGCAGAACGTACACGGATGGTCGCAACCCTCGGCGATCTTCAGATACGCCGTGGCGCGCGGCGTCGTGACGAGGCGCGGAAGAAAGTCGTGTTCGGGCTCGGCTTCGAAGTCGAGCAGCGCTGGGCGCCGGCCCGCCTCGACGTCGTCGAGCAGTTCGACGATGCTCGCGTACGCGCCGGTGCCGACGACGCCGTCTATCTCGGGAATCAGGCTCTGCAGCTGCGCGCCGTAGCGCTGCGCGAGGCAACCGGCGACGATCAGGTGCTGACCCGGACGTTTCTCCGCGGCGTGATCGAGAATCGTCTGCGTCGACTCTTCCTTCGCCGGGTCTATGAAAGCGCAGGTATTGATCACGACGGTGTCGGCACGGCCCGGCTCCGCCTCCAAACGCCAGCCGGCGCCGCCGAGCTTCGCGATCATCACCTCGGTGTCCACGAGATTCTTCGCGCAGCCGAGGCTGACGAAGGCGACGCTCCTCACCGGTTAGCGATAGTTGACGAACTGCAGCGGCAGTTCGAAATCCAGCGCGCGCAGCGAGGTGATGACCTTCTGGAGGTCGTCCTTGTTCTTGCCCGAGACGCGGATCTGCTCGTCCTGGAACTGCGCGTTTACCTTTAGCTTGAGCGACTTGATGTGCTCGAGCAGCGCCTTGCTCTTATCCTTCGGGATGCCGCTGCGCAGGGTCACGACTTGGCGCACCGTGCCGCTCGCGGCCGGCTCGACCTCGCCGAACTCGAACGCCTTGATATCTATCCCTCGGCGCACGGCCTTGCCCTGGAGAATGTCCACGACGTTGCGCATCTTCAACTCGTCGTCGGAGATCAGCGTGATCTTCTTCTCGTCGGATTCGATGCTCGTCTTGCTGTGCTTGAAGTCGAAACGATTCTCGATCTCCCTGCGCGCCTGATTGAGCGCGTTATCGAGTTCTTGCCGATCGACGCGCGAGACTACGTCGAACGAGGATTCGCTCGCCACGGATTCTTACGATGCTCCTCTCAAAGCGTGAAGGTGTGATCGACGACGTCGCCCGCCTTGCCGAGCTTGCCGACGTCCTTACCGTCAACGTAGATCTCCACGCCGCCGGCGTTTCCGATGCGCACCGCCGCGATCTTCCCGTGAAACGTCTTCGACGTTCCGGCCGGGAACGTACCCTCCATGCTAACATTGCCGTCAACGCTGACCCGCAGCCACGAGGGCTCGGAGAGCACGAGCGTTAGGGTGTTCGCCACCGGAGCCGGCGCCGGCGAAGGAGACTCGGCGGCGGCCGTGCTTTCGGCCGTGCTTTCGGCCGTGCTCTCAGCCGTGCTCTCAGAGGAAGGCACGGCGCCGGCCACCACCGGCGAAGGAGCCGGCTCGCTCCGGCGAAGCGTCAGCTCGTTGTAGACGACGAAGGCGATCAGGAGCACCGCGACGACCCCGGCGACCCAAATGACGAGGTGCGATCCTCCCCGCGACTCCGTCGCGAAAGCGCCCGGGGCCTCGCGCGACGCCGGGCCCTGTGCCGCCAGCTGGGGCTGCGTCCGGCTAAATGCCGCGACGGCCTCCTCGGGATCGAGCCCGAGAAAGCGCGCGTAGGTCCGCAGGAAGCCGCGAATGTAGACGGGCGCGCCGATCGTGCTCCAACTCTCTTCCTCGATGGCCGCCAGATAGACGGAACGAATGCGGATCTGATCGGCGGCCTCTGAGAGCGACAGGCCGCGAGCCTCGCGGGCCGCGCGAATCCGCTCGCCCAAGGCGTCAGACGCTCCTGACATTTCAGGCTTTCAGTTGGCCCCGCCTTAATGTTATCCTGTTCGACAGTCGCATGGAAAAGGAACGCGTCATCGCGGCGATGAGCGGAGGCGTCGACTCCGCGGTCGCCGCCGCTCTCTTGGCCGAACGCGGTTACGACGTCGTCGGAATCACGATGAAAATGTATACGCCGACGCGGCCCGCGCACGCAAAGAGCTGCTGCGGCATCGACGACTTCGAGGACGCGCGCCGCAGCGCCGCGATCCTCGGAATTCCGCATTACGTGCTCGATTTTGAGGAAACGTTTCGCCGCAGCGTCATCGAGCGTTTCGTCGGCGAGTACGCCGCCGGACGAACGCCCAACCCGTGCGTTTCGTGCAACAACTTCGTGAAACTAGGAACGCTGCTGCAGTACGCCGACCGCCTCGGCGCGCGCTACGTCGCCACCGGCC
The DNA window shown above is from Candidatus Binatia bacterium and carries:
- a CDS encoding RodZ domain-containing protein, whose translation is MSGASDALGERIRAAREARGLSLSEAADQIRIRSVYLAAIEEESWSTIGAPVYIRGFLRTYARFLGLDPEEAVAAFSRTQPQLAAQGPASREAPGAFATESRGGSHLVIWVAGVVAVLLIAFVVYNELTLRRSEPAPSPVVAGAVPSSESTAESTAESTAESTAAAESPSPAPAPVANTLTLVLSEPSWLRVSVDGNVSMEGTFPAGTSKTFHGKIAAVRIGNAGGVEIYVDGKDVGKLGKAGDVVDHTFTL
- the rimO gene encoding 30S ribosomal protein S12 methylthiotransferase RimO — translated: MRSVAFVSLGCAKNLVDTEVMIAKLGGAGWRLEAEPGRADTVVINTCAFIDPAKEESTQTILDHAAEKRPGQHLIVAGCLAQRYGAQLQSLIPEIDGVVGTGAYASIVELLDDVEAGRRPALLDFEAEPEHDFLPRLVTTPRATAYLKIAEGCDHPCTFCIIPALRGTFRSRSEESILAEARALAGGGAKELILIAQDTSMWGRDRGIRRGGLAALLERLHEIEGLEWIRLLYLYPATVDRELISAIARLPKVCKYMDMPLQHAHPEVLRAMRRPGNGERYLEILDEFRAAVPGITMRSTFIVGFPGERDEHVAYLEEWIARAQLDRVGFFEYSAEEGTPAAELAGRVPVRRRRERLIRLREAQRLASERARAKRCGATVRVLVEESRRLRERDPLRQRLDAPRAWFGRSEGEAPGVDGGIYFTGDGRPGEFADVRLEGHGPFDFYGHAISARLAAI
- a CDS encoding YajQ family cyclic di-GMP-binding protein; translated protein: MASESSFDVVSRVDRQELDNALNQARREIENRFDFKHSKTSIESDEKKITLISDDELKMRNVVDILQGKAVRRGIDIKAFEFGEVEPAASGTVRQVVTLRSGIPKDKSKALLEHIKSLKLKVNAQFQDEQIRVSGKNKDDLQKVITSLRALDFELPLQFVNYR